In Manduca sexta isolate Smith_Timp_Sample1 chromosome 23, JHU_Msex_v1.0, whole genome shotgun sequence, one DNA window encodes the following:
- the LOC115449424 gene encoding apoptotic chromatin condensation inducer in the nucleus, translating to MRRKSERSSSRKSTSKTSPEKKIEKVKRPKTRRKKQSTSSENESLDEASPVQEPVVVDSDIKPPSTPVKEDSPEEAPDHVWRVKATESADSGEIQKLKICLTRPPSTPERADRSPRSKRKHSRATSSSDATSGEGVDEKRKTKHRSRRGHHDSKDESEKTQDSHGEEQEAENEAQQSKEAQENESEVTQSDKAQSQITESAISTTNEETSNTATEECGQANEENNTVTETECRSDADTTVASPKSEMADSSKQTSAPTADNEGSVTDTQDNLGEKQESTFEKQDDTVVESEKQKHLDEQPIQTEGSNLIEKQDTAIEEHGDSKNSVSEAEKKDELMENKNILDEKFENAAESQSDIQTSIQGFSVDKSESHDESEIIELHPDDSKIETSDIEMSKVSEQESMEEPKHDEDQQVRVSISRERAVSNEKETEKKEKTKDNNESGVVENENDERDLRKPSTDSEHDKDTEKSEVHKQPLEIERQNSTETPHLDTTPTVCEDVAQNGPAPTVVNRKRRWGSRHTKLTTQKSITISTDVLKEIIPDVKPVEFDEVIEEKKHRRVEVPEKIERPVLPKIIIDNTESVDHNRKEIEPDQKDKENIKSRESHLAANRKISIIQDNDSILARPPSPPKHKQSSILYITNLVRPFTLPQLKNLLQRTGRIVENGFWIDRIKSKCFVQYETEDQAVETRHALHGVKWPVSNPKTLQVDFSTPDAFDKAKSNEDADNAQTSTIPGTVEDWLREQDQKRERGEVVNEKPWERKAAMREWDVGKNEKNEKEREKVRREERPPEKRRHRSQERSPEPARKFKKKEEEAPAKLLDDLFRKTKTTPCIYWLPLSAETIAIKEEQRRQHMAEYERRMQEQRRPHRLCLFLNHIILVSWWYTLAAVVAVAAAQQQTPFTLQEFISGQFTQRGFNGTWISDTELTFTKAGEAGIHMFDVTTLNSTVLVEGDLMAFLNTTRPILSADRSYILAPSQVEQVYRHSTTARYALYNIETRAVNYIAGNNRLQLCIFGGGHSLAYVMDNNLYYLPENTTNAIQLTTDGIPGVVYNGHTDWVYEEDVMGTGQATWFSTEGSYLAFATFNDTEVETYSYYYYVDKSNPDDVYPELVNLKYPKVGRTNPTVVLRVVNLRALVQTNVVSFITMEPPVSVSTDHILGGVTWPTDNEIAMHWLNRRQNYTVLQICNVVTMRCEEEHRQQPNGWVPIALPRFSKNGDFYVSTRWSLEQADGNIWQHLYVSMRLDGQIISSSITPGAFTVNNYVGLDEENLSYYYTRTVTDAPWQSEVHVSGATRGCLSCNLVLPDGGPCTWATATASRDGSYLTITCSSPNEPSATFIINPRTRQTLFLWEDNNIVRQRLVNKIRPGSIITTVPLQNGFPAPVRLHLPPGLDVNDTTTKYPVVFYVYSGPNTNTVYDQFTVGYHSYLATSRNIIYLLADGRGSGLKGQEILYSLNNALGTVEIEDHSVILREVLNRYKFIDPERVGIWGHSYGGYATLLTLAHDDEKLFTCGVSGAPVTSWLYYNTMYTERYMGLPTEEDNLSGYQAGDVTLLVDKLRGKDFYLMHGNADDNVHYQNAAKLITALTERNIPFEQMSYPDEAHSLTGVNLHRYNTMDRYWTRCLKL from the exons ATGCGTCGTAAGAGTGAGCGTTCCTCGAGTAGGAAATCTACATCAAAAACTTCACCGGAAAAGAAAATTGAGAAGGTAAAACGTCCTAAAACAAGACGAAAGAAACAATCTACATCGTCGGAAAATGAATCCCTTGACGAAGCAAGTCCGGTGCAAGAACCTGTTGTCGTAGATAGTGATATAAAGCCGCCGTCAACGCCTGTAAAGGAGGATAGCCCGGAAGAAGCACCGGATCACGTTTGGCGTGTTAAAGCGACGGAATCTGCGGACAGTGGGGAAATACAGAAATTAAAGATATGTCTAACTCGCCCACCGTCTACACCCGAGCGCGCAGATAGGTCCCCGAGGAGTAAGAGAAAACATTCGCGGGCGACTAGCTCAAGTGATGCTACTAGTGGTGAAGGTGTAGATGAGAAAAGGAAGACCAAACATCGCTCCAGAAGAGGGCATCATGATTCAAAGGACGAATCGGAGAAAACTCAGGACAGCCATGGCGAAGAGCAAGAAGCCGAAAATGAGGCACAACAAAGTAAAGAAGCTCAAGAAAATGAAAGTGAGGTTACTCAAAGTGATAAGGCCCAGTCACAGATCACAGAATCAGCAATATCCACTACCAATGAAGAGACATCGAATACTGCTACTGAAGAATGTGGCCAGGCAAATGAAGAAAACAATACTGTCACTGAAACAGAATGTAGATCAGATGCTGATACAACTGTAGCTTCACCTAAATCGGAAATGGCTGATTCCTCAAAACAAACATCTGCACCAACTGCAGATAATGAAGGCAGTGTGACTGACACCCAAGACAATTTAGGTGAAAAGCAGGAGAGTACATTTGAGAAGCAGGATGACACTGTTGTTGAGTCGGAAAAACAAAAGCATTTAGATGAACAACCAATCCAAACAGAGGGAAGTAACTTGATTGAAAAGCAAGATACTGCAATTGAGGAACACGGTGACTCAAAAAATAGTGTATCTGAAGCAGAAAAGAAGGATGAAttgatggaaaataaaaatattttggatgaAAAGTTTGAAAATGCAGCTGAAAGTCAATCAGATATACAAACTTCCATTCAAGGTTTTTCTGTGGACAAAAGTGAATCACATGACGAATCAGAAATTATAGAGTTACATCCGGATGATTCCAAAATTGAAACATCTGACATTGAGATGAGTAAAGTGTCAGAGCAAGAGAGTATGGAGGAGCCGAAGCATGATGAGGATCAACAGGTAAGGGTAAGTATATCCAGGGAACGAGCTGTGAGTAatgaaaaagaaacagaaaaaaaagaaaagactAAAGATAATAATGAATCTGGTGTTGTAGAGAATGAAAATGATGAAAGGGATCTGCGAAAACCATCAACAGATTCAGAGCATGATAAGGATACCGAAAAATCAGAAGTCCACAAGCAACCATTAGAAATTGAAAGACAAAACAGTACAGAAACACCACATTTAGATACCACACCAACTGTCTGTGAAGATGTTGCACAGAATGGTCCAGCACCAACAGTTGTGAATAGAAAGCGTAGATGGGGTTCAAGACATACAAAATTAACAACACAAAAATCCATTACAATCTCGACTGATGTGTTAAAGGAAATTATACCTGATGTGAAACCAGTTGAATTTGATGAGGTCATAGAAGAAAAGAAACACAGGAGGGTAGAGGTTCCAGAGAAAATTGAGCGACCAGTGCTgccaaaaattattattgacaaCACGGAAAGTGTTGATCACAACAGAAAAGAAATTGAACCTGACCAAAaggataaagaaaatataaagtcaaGAGAATCGCATTTGGCagcaaatagaaaaatatccaTAATACAAGACAATGATAGCATATTAGCTAGGCCTCCAAGTCCACCAAAGCACAAACAGTCTTCTATTTTGTACATAACTAACTTGGTGAGGCCATTTACATTGCCTCAACTGAAGAATCTTTTACAAAGAACGGGAAGGATTGTGGAAAATGGATTTTGGATAGATAGGATCAAATCTAAATGTTTTGTTCAATATGAGACTGAaga CCAAGCAGTAGAAACAAGGCATGCATTGCATGGTGTTAAATGGccagtttcaaatcccaaaacATTGCAAGTGGATTTCTCTACGCCAGATGCATTTGACAAGGCCAAGAGTAATGAAGATGCTGATAATGCTCAGACATCGACAATACCTGGCACGGTAGAGGACTGGCTTCGAGAGCAAGACCAAAAGAGGGAGAGAGGGGAGGTGGTCAAT GAGAAGCCGTGGGAACGAAAAGCAGCTATGCGCGAATGGGATGTTGGCAAAAATGAAAAGAATGAAAAAGAAAGAGAAAAAGTGCGGCGTGAGGAACGACCGCCAGAGAAAAGACGTCACCGCTCACAGGAAAGAAGCCCTGAGCCAG caaggaaatttaagaaaaagGAAGAAGAAGCACCTGCTAAGTTGTTAGATGATCTATTTAGAAAGACGAAAACTACACCGTGCATATATTGGTTGCCGCTCTCAGCTGAAACT atagcTATAAAGGAGGAACAGCGGCGACAGCACATGGCTGAATACGAGCGGCGGATGCAGGAGCAGCGCCGACCGCATCGAC TATGCCTCTTCCTCaaccatattatttt GGTGTCGTGGTGGTACACGCTGGCAGCGGTGGTGGCGGTAGCGGCGGCGCAGCAACAAACTCCTTTCACGCTCCAGGAGTTCATTTCTGGACAGTTCACACAGCGAGGCTTCAATGGCACATGGATTTCAG ATACGGAGCTGACATTCACAAAAGCTGGTGAGGCTGGCATCCACATGTTTGACGTCACCACTTTGAATTCTACTGTGCTCGTCGAGGGTGATCTTATG GCTTTCCTGAATACTACCCGCCCTATTTTATCAGCAGACAGAAGTTACATTTTAGCACCTAGTCAAGTAGAGCAG GTTTATCGACACTCAACAACAGCTAGATACGCTCTATATAATATCGAGACACG TGCTGTGAACTACATCGCCGGGAACAACCGTCTCCAGTTGTGCATATTTGGCGGTGGCCATTCTCTAGCGTATGTGATGGACAACAATTTGTATTACTTACCAGAAAATACCACAAATGCTATTCAATTGACGACTGACGGTATTCCTGGCGTGGTATACAACGGTCACACGGACTGGGTGTATGAAg AGGACGTTATGGGGACCGGACAAGCGACGTGGTTCTCTACGGAAGGATCCTATCTAGCATTCGCCACTTTCAACGACACAGAAGTTGAAACTTATTCGTACTACTACTATGTGGACAAAAGTAACCCTGACGATGTTTACCCTGAGCTTGTTAATCTTAAATATCCCAAG GTTGGGCGCACCAATCCAACAGTCGTTCTCCGCGTGGTAAACCTACGTGCTCTAGTTCAAACAAATGTCGTGTCATTCATCACTATGGAGCCTCCTGTTTCTGTTTCCACGGATCACATCCTCGGAGGCGTCACGTGGCCCACAGACAACGAAATCGCCATGCACTGGCTCAACAGACGTCAGAATTACACCGTGCTGCAGATTTGCAATGTAGTCACTATGCGTTGTGAG gaaGAGCACCGCCAACAGCCCAACGGTTGGGTACCAATCGCATTGCCACGCTTCAGCAAAAATGGCGACTTTTATGTATCAACCCGCTGGTCTTTGGAGCAGGCTGACGGTAACATCTGGCAGCATCTTTACGTCAGTATGAGACTCGACGGTCAGATCATCTCTAGTTCCATTACTCCTGGAGCCTTCACTGTTAACAATTACGTTGGACTGGATGAAGAGAATCTCTCCTA CTATTACACCCGCACGGTGACGGACGCGCCGTGGCAGTCTGAAGTGCACGTGTCGGGCGCCACCAGGGGCTGTCTGAGCTGCAACCTGGTGCTGCCCGACGGAGGCCCCTGCACCTGGGCCACCGCCACCGCCAGCCGCGACGGCTCCTACCTCACCATCACCTGCTCCTCCCCCAATGAGCCTTCGGCTACATTCATTATTAACCCTAGG ACCCGTCAAACTCTATTCCTCTGGGAAGACAACAACATAGTCCGTCAGCGATTGGTGAACAAGATCCGTCCAGGCAGCATCATCACGACAGTACCGCTGCAGAACGGCTTCCCGGCGCCCGTGCGCCTGCACCTGCCTCCAGGCCTGGACGTCAACGACACCACTACCAAGTACCCCGTGGTGTTTTACGTGTACTCCGGACCTAATACTAACACTGTTTATGATCAGTTCACTGTTG GTTATCACTCGTACCTGGCCACGAGCCGAAACATTATCTACTTATTGGCTGATGGACGGGGCTCGGGTCTCAAGGGACAGGAGATTCTATATTCCCTCAACAATGCTCTTGGCACTGTGGAAATTGAGGACCATTCCGTAATATTAAG ggaAGTACTAAACCGGTACAAGTTCATAGACCCTGAGAGGGTCGGTATCTGGGGCCACAGCTACGGTGGTTATGCAACGCTGCTGACTCTTGCGCACGATGATGAAAAGCTCTTCACGTGCGGAGTCTCCGGAGCGCCTGTCACCTCTTGGCTCTACTATA acACAATGTACACTGAACGTTATATGGGCTTGCCTACGGAAGAAGATAACCTATCTGGGTACCAAGCTGGTGACGTCACGTTGTTAGTGGACAAGCTGAGAGGCAAAGACTTCTACCTGATGCATGGCAATGCTGATGACAACGTGCACTATCAAAACGCGGCCAAGCTGATCACAGCGTTGACGGAACGCAACATACCTTTTGAACAAATG TCATACCCCGACGAAGCTCACAGTTTGACCGGAGTGAATTTGCACCGATACAACACCATGGACCGCTATTGGACACGCTGCCTTAAATTATAA
- the LOC115449406 gene encoding uncharacterized protein LOC115449406: protein MFRNILLRTVNIVQKCPQNSFGHNIKIRRQIQCGICLSNPRHTSKPNNTTSPAIASKYQVITDDNSQVIENTAEEIHSEDKYPILSDEFDGIELQRGKTGVFDIEDLVELLQRENSKDIFVASVPKEIRYVDYICVVGARSKRHIQALGEFVKKVYKKKCYKSDPIPRIEGKDSDEWIALDLGNIALHIFSDKARKIYDLETLWSVGPEFDEQINKKSQVVDVFENYSKYIKDLKPLA from the exons ATGTTCCGAAACATTTTACTAAGGACagtaaatattgtacaaaagTGTCCACAAAACAGTTTTGGTCATAACATAAAGATTAGGAGGCAAATACAGTGCGGAATTTGCTTAAGTAATCCAAGGCACACAtcaaaaccaaacaatactacaTCACCAGCTATAGCAAGCAAGTATCAGGTGATAACGGATGATAATTCGCAAGTAATAGAAAACACCGCAGAAGAAATTCACTCCGAGGACAAATATCCGATACTGAGCGATGAATTTGATGGTATAGAACTACAAA gagGCAAAACTGGTGTTTTTGATATTGAAGATTTAGTAGAACTATTACAGAGAGAAAAttcaaaagatatttttgtagCATCTGTTCCAAAAGAAATTCGATATGTTGACTATATATGTGTGGTTGGTGCTCGCAGCAAGAGACATATACAAGCATTGGGAGAGTTTGTGAAAAAGGTTTACAAAAAGAAATGTTACAAAAGTGACCCAATACCTAGGATAGAAGGCAAAGATTCTGATGAGTGGATTGCTCTTGACttag GTAATATTGCATTACACATATTTTCAGACAAAGCAAGAAAAATTTATGATTTAGAGACACTTTGGTCGGTTGGACCTGAATTTGATGAACAAATCAACAAGAAGAGTCAAGTTGTTGATGTGTTTGAAaactatagtaaatatataaaagaccTGAAGCCATTAGCATAA
- the LOC115449405 gene encoding cyclin-Y-like protein 1 → MGNQNSCCCYRSPSPIRKDIVKLEDYLPEGEVSSNNIQHISEREPDDGDIDPSQDPVAGTIFMERSKASIENGMTRKRSQHQIAENKLKKSSSCSTIYLDDSTVSQPNLKNTVKCVALAIYYHIKNRTSERRLDIFDEKLHPLSKEGVSDDYDKYNPEHKQIYKFVRTLFNAAQLTAECAIITLVYLERLLIYAELDIAPSNWKRIVLGAILLASKVWDDQAVWNVDYCQILKDITVEDMNELERQFLEMLQFNINVPSSVYAKYYFDLRTLAEANDLAFPSEPLSKERAQKLEAMSRVMEDKITAEIVKNGIKKWSSLDNVNSGAGVRRSVAILS, encoded by the coding sequence ATGGGTAATCAAAATAGTTGCTGTTGTTACCGGAGCCCATCGCCGATCAGGAAGGACATCGTTAAGCTCGAGGACTACTTGCCCGAGGGAGAGGTCAGCTCCAATAACATCCAACACATTAGCGAGAGGGAGCCGGATGATGGTGATATTGATCCTTCTCAGGACCCTGTGGCTGGCACCATTTTCATGGAACGATCTAAGGCATCAATAGAAAATGGCATGACCAGAAAACGGAGTCAACATCAAATTGCCGAAAACAAGCTCAAGAAAAGCAGTTCCTGTTCAACAATCTATTTAGATGATAGTACTGTGTCACAGCCAAACTTAAAGAATACGGTGAAGTGTGTCGCTCTGGCCATCTATTATCACATAAAGAATAGAACTTCAGAACGCAGATTAGATATTTTTGATGAGAAACTACATCCATTAAGTAAGGAAGGTGTAAGTGATGATTATGACAAGTATAATCCTGAGCATAAACAAATCTACAAGTTTGTTAGAACCCTGTTTAATGCAGCTCAGTTGACTGCAGAATGTGCAATAATCACTCTGGTATACTTAGAGCGTCTGCTGATATATGCTGAACTAGATATAGCTCCCTCAAACTGGAAAAGAATAGTGTTAGGAGCCATACTACTAGCAAGCAAAGTGTGGGATGATCAGGCAGTCTGGAATGTTGATTACTGTCAAATATTAAAGGATATTACTGTTGAAGACATGAATGAATTAGAGAGACAGTTCTTAGAAATGTTACAATTCAATATCAATGTACCGTCAAGTGTGtatgctaaatattattttgatctgCGCACATTGGCTGAGGCCAATGACCTGGCATTCCCTAGTGAGCCGCTAAGCAAAGAAAGAGCCCAAAAGCTAGAAGCAATGTCAAGAGTCATGGAGGACAAAATAACTGCAGAAATTGTCAAAAATGGTATTAAGAAGTGGTCTAGTTTGGACAATGTCAATTCAGGTGCTGGGGTGAGACGAAGCGTAGCCATATTGTCATAA